In Candidatus Hydrogenedens sp., the following are encoded in one genomic region:
- a CDS encoding lactate racemase domain-containing protein: protein MIQQCVAEKGFLKPEEITQFVYKTCSELNVQGKKVLVIIPDQTRSMPMPLMFRVLTEALSKKTHQLDYIIALGTHPPLTEDMIFKLLGITYEEKHTTYKNINIFNHAWQDKNVLHLLGIISQDKIHEFSNGLLNQEVPVQINRIILDYDVLIIVGPVFPHEVVGFSGGNKYFFPGISGPDFLNVFHWLGALITNIKINGVKHTPVRRLIDYASSMIQKEKYCFALNVEHDKTRAIFFGTPEEAWSIAADLS, encoded by the coding sequence ATGATTCAACAATGCGTTGCAGAAAAAGGTTTTTTAAAGCCCGAAGAGATTACCCAATTTGTTTATAAAACCTGTTCCGAATTAAATGTTCAGGGGAAGAAAGTTCTTGTTATCATTCCTGACCAAACCCGTAGTATGCCCATGCCCTTAATGTTTCGAGTTTTAACAGAGGCATTATCTAAAAAAACCCATCAATTGGACTATATTATTGCATTAGGCACCCATCCCCCTTTAACGGAAGATATGATTTTCAAACTATTAGGTATTACATACGAGGAAAAACATACAACTTACAAGAACATTAACATTTTCAATCATGCATGGCAGGACAAAAATGTTCTACACCTTTTAGGGATTATATCCCAAGATAAAATTCATGAGTTTTCCAATGGCTTGCTTAATCAGGAAGTCCCTGTCCAGATTAATCGTATAATTCTTGATTACGATGTTCTCATTATCGTAGGACCTGTATTCCCTCATGAAGTTGTCGGTTTTAGTGGTGGAAATAAATATTTCTTTCCGGGAATTTCCGGTCCTGATTTCTTAAATGTATTTCACTGGTTAGGAGCCTTAATCACAAATATTAAGATTAACGGTGTCAAACATACTCCTGTCCGCCGATTAATTGACTATGCAAGTAGTATGATACAAAAAGAGAAATACTGTTTTGCATTAAATGTCGAGCATGATAAAACCCGCGCTATTTTTTTTGGAACTCCTGAAGAAGCATGGAGTATTGCGGCAGACCTATCCTAG
- the pdxB gene encoding 4-phosphoerythronate dehydrogenase PdxB, whose product MLIIADENIPYVKEGFAEFGDVVTVHGRKITKDIIKNADILLVRSITKVNADLIDGTSIRFVGTATIGYDHIDLAYLNSKGITFSSAPGSNANSVAEYVVSALLELEQNHGYKLQGKKIGIVGVGNVGSRVAKKVPALGLFPVLCDPPLAEKINNHPLFESFENILDCDIITFHVPLEKTGQYPTYHIADKNFFAKLKKSTVLINTSRGAVVETESLFNAIEQETISHSIIDVWENEPNINIDLLKKVTIGTPHIAGYSFDGKVNGTYQLYTSLCRFLNRTPTWDYKKILQDPPYKEILVSTNEPMLLHSIVHKIYDITADDKSLREIQEKDVKERGPFFDLLRKNYPVRREFHNTSIRFNQDNPILANQLERLGFKIIRDKK is encoded by the coding sequence ATGTTAATTATTGCAGATGAAAATATTCCTTATGTCAAAGAAGGTTTCGCCGAATTTGGTGATGTTGTTACAGTTCACGGCAGAAAAATAACAAAAGATATAATCAAAAATGCAGATATTTTGTTAGTCCGTTCCATCACAAAAGTCAATGCAGACCTTATTGATGGAACATCCATTCGTTTTGTTGGAACAGCCACAATCGGTTATGACCACATTGACCTTGCTTATTTGAACTCTAAAGGCATTACATTTTCCAGTGCGCCCGGTTCTAATGCCAATAGTGTTGCGGAATATGTGGTTTCTGCACTGCTTGAATTGGAACAAAATCATGGATATAAATTACAAGGTAAAAAGATAGGAATTGTAGGCGTAGGAAATGTGGGCTCTCGCGTCGCTAAAAAGGTCCCTGCATTAGGACTATTCCCTGTACTTTGTGACCCACCTCTTGCAGAAAAAATCAATAATCATCCATTGTTTGAATCTTTTGAAAACATTCTGGATTGCGACATTATCACCTTCCATGTTCCATTAGAAAAAACGGGACAGTATCCGACCTACCATATAGCAGATAAAAATTTCTTTGCAAAACTAAAAAAAAGCACCGTGCTTATTAATACATCCCGTGGTGCCGTTGTAGAAACAGAATCGCTATTTAATGCAATTGAGCAAGAAACCATTTCTCATTCAATTATTGATGTCTGGGAAAACGAACCGAATATAAATATTGACCTGTTAAAGAAAGTAACTATAGGAACTCCTCACATAGCAGGATATTCTTTTGATGGTAAGGTAAATGGAACCTATCAGTTATATACATCTCTATGTCGCTTTCTAAATCGAACACCAACATGGGACTATAAAAAAATTCTACAGGACCCACCCTACAAAGAAATCCTTGTATCAACAAATGAGCCTATGCTACTCCATTCCATAGTCCATAAAATATACGATATAACCGCTGACGATAAATCGTTACGAGAAATACAGGAAAAAGATGTAAAGGAACGCGGTCCTTTTTTTGACCTTTTACGAAAAAATTATCCTGTCCGCAGGGAATTTCATAACACATCTATTCGTTTTAATCAAGATAACCCTATTTTAGCAAATCAATTGGAAAGATTGGGCTTCAAAATAATAAGGGACAAAAAATGA
- a CDS encoding HAD hydrolase-like protein, whose translation MKEDIQKLLDHKPTSPFLIAIDSDGCAFDTMELKQKECFTPNTIKYWNLQAISKYAREACEFVNLYSKWRGANRFPALIKVFDLLSDWDKVKARKVQIPHTPNLRKWIETETKLGNPALEAYCKEHPEQEDMQITLQWSKAVNKTVEDIVKGGLPPFPYVEECLQKCQGNADIMVCSQTPTEALIREWQEQDLAKYVFVICGQEIGTKAEHIKFASENRYEKNHILMIGDAYGDLKAARANNALFFPINPGYEEESWQRLYEEGLDRFFNGTYEGEYETTLIKEFDKYLPETPPWKR comes from the coding sequence ATGAAAGAAGATATTCAAAAATTATTAGACCACAAACCTACCTCTCCATTTTTAATAGCCATTGATTCCGATGGTTGTGCCTTCGACACGATGGAATTAAAGCAAAAAGAATGTTTTACCCCGAATACAATTAAGTATTGGAATCTCCAAGCCATTTCTAAATATGCGCGTGAGGCATGCGAATTCGTAAATCTGTATTCCAAATGGCGTGGAGCCAATCGCTTTCCTGCTCTTATTAAGGTTTTTGACCTATTGTCTGACTGGGACAAAGTCAAAGCAAGAAAAGTCCAGATTCCTCATACTCCAAATTTACGAAAATGGATTGAGACCGAAACAAAATTAGGTAATCCTGCGTTGGAGGCTTACTGTAAAGAACATCCCGAACAGGAAGATATGCAAATAACACTCCAATGGAGCAAAGCCGTTAATAAAACCGTTGAAGATATTGTTAAAGGCGGTTTACCCCCTTTCCCGTATGTTGAAGAATGCCTCCAGAAATGTCAGGGAAACGCAGATATTATGGTATGTTCTCAAACCCCGACCGAAGCACTTATACGCGAATGGCAAGAACAAGACCTCGCAAAGTATGTTTTCGTTATTTGTGGACAGGAAATAGGCACAAAGGCGGAACATATAAAATTTGCTTCCGAAAATAGATATGAAAAGAATCATATTTTAATGATTGGCGATGCTTACGGTGACCTGAAAGCGGCTCGTGCCAATAACGCACTATTCTTCCCTATTAACCCCGGTTACGAAGAAGAGTCCTGGCAACGACTTTACGAAGAAGGATTAGACCGTTTCTTTAACGGCACCTATGAAGGTGAGTATGAAACCACCCTTATTAAAGAATTCGATAAATATCTCCCCGAAACTCCTCCATGGAAAAGATAA